Below is a window of Xiphophorus maculatus strain JP 163 A chromosome 19, X_maculatus-5.0-male, whole genome shotgun sequence DNA.
GATTTGTAGTTAATTAATTAGCTAAACTTTATAACAagcattttcaaagtaaaaatgacataaatcctgtttttattcctCAGAATTAATAGaccacaaaatgcaaaacctgGGTGACTTTCTTTTTATAAGTTTTCAATCAACAAATTCCTTCAACAcaaattcttttaatttttacattgcaaaaataaaaatctcaccgagtgtttttactgcaaatattttagttttatcttatttaaattGTACTAGCTTACAAGTAACCTTTCAGTAAGATATGAGcttgattaaataattattgaatattgataaatattggCAGATTTTGttcttataacaaaacattttttacatgttataagttaaaatCTGCCAACTAGAACTAGTACTTTGtacttaaatcaagctcctgtattttactgaaaagttacttgaaagttagtttAAGTAACTAAACTTGGTGTGTAGTTACTGTTTAGTTTagttagtgtttttatttcaagtgtgccaAGATAAGtaaccaaaatacttggtaagattttgtgtttttgcatcgAATGACCCCATATATTTGCTAGACATAGGAGCCTATTTAAAGTAAACAATCCActagcattttttttcatttataacacTGGAAAATGAATTATTAGTTGAACaatttgccagtggaaatagtattttttaaatcaatattcaaCAATTATTTACTATAAACAGGCTGATATTTTActgaaagttacttgtaaattatatttgtttaatttcaagtatattacgaCATTTtcactagacaaaaatacttggtaaggcaGTTCATCTGAATTAATTCTACATTTATCacaacagaaaaactgtaattttgcGGCAAAATGTACTCCTAGCCCAACTAGCCACCATACGTACCTTTCGGCTCGATCCAGATGAGTTCTGTAAACTGCTTCTGTTATTTGGGGAAACAAAGTACAAGTATGTTCTTCTGGTTACATATTAACTACAACAAAGTTTTAGGGGGGGAGAACTTTCACCATCATTGTCCCCATTACTCATAAATGACTTTGCTGTGATTTACACCTGATCAGGGGCGGATCTACATGGGGGCTAAAGGGCTCAAGGGCCCCATGTAGAATTATGTCCTTAAAACTATCCTTAGAAAAATGAATCACTTGTTTGATTAGAAGCCTATTTCACaccaaatcttaaaaaaaatttgttggTCTactttgtagtgcaaatatcttgtcttatttcaagtgtactaacttacaagtaactttaaCGTAAGAAACGAGAGCTTGATTTAAGTAagtaattacttaatattgattaataagtaaaatagtcaaattattattaacattttctgggTCCACCACTGCACCTGATATTAGTATTTATCATATTGGGTTTGTCTATGTTGGGTTTGCCTCAAAGATAGCCAACTTATCTGCAACTTTACATAGGAATTATCCAGTGTCAGTATTTTTGGCAGGCATTTTGTTACTGCATGCAAATTAATATTAAAGCTCACAACTTCccccattaaataaaatgtctaaatttgaCTTATTTGTTGTTGATAAGAAGGAACATTATCTGCAGACGAAGCCCATTTCTGCCAAAACAAAACTAGACATAAAAGCCCAACCGGAAGTCATAAATTCGAAGAGGTTATTATGAGAttcaaagtcagaattatgaggTACGTAATCATTTTGACTTTCTAAGTcatcattttgactttttgtctaCTGCTGTTACCGTAATACACCATGTATTCTTGAAGCTAATCTTTAATATAAGCTAACGTTGACTGATTTGTGTCTTAACTGCTCTTGTATCTCATAATCATGACTTTAAATCTGATAATTATGACTTTTAATCTCTTAATTCGACTTCTtgttgggcttttatttttagttttatgtcaGAAATGGGCTTCCGTAGTCACGTCacaataaaaatgcagcaaacagtGAGTTAATATCACTTTAATCCTGCAACACTGACCATTATATTAACTGAAAGAATGTGTATCGcaacatgaaacaaacacaacagattACTGTAAGAAAGAAGTGATTGAAAACAATGCAATGATAGAAAAAACACGTTTTATACTCTCACACAagtgcatttaaaatgaaaaaattacagCCAATCCTGACGAGCAACGGTGAAAACATCAGATCTGCACAGCATGTTCTTTACTTTGCATGACCTCCAAACTTGTTCTTGGTTCCAGAAATCGTGACTCCCAACAAACGGTTTTAATGTGGTCTGTTCAGGAAAAAACAACCTGATAAAACACAGCATGGTTATAGTTTTAGACCAGCAATAAACTACAACATGGTTTCCAGACCTGccaaatgtttctgatttctcAGCTTAACAGATAAAGGagtttaataattatttatcaaCACATGACGTTCAAGGACCTTTGGCAACCTTAATTATAACCGAAGTATCAGTGTAAGGCAGTTAAAACCAGATTTATATACTGTGAAACCAAATCAAATCCATCTTTTACTGTTGTAGGTCAGTTAGGAAaaccacatttattttctacGTGTTACATAATGTAATCATTTAAGCAATTTGGAAAATGCCAGAAGCATCTGTAGGCTTCCTTTGCAAAATTTAGGCTAACAGGAAGCAAACTATGGAAGCATTTTAAGGCAAACACTCTGTTTCTTTATGTGACgccatgagaaaataaaaccgAACAAAGAAAGCGACTTGTGGATCTCACAACGTCAGGTTTTATCATTCGGTATGATTtccagatgtttattttgtcaaacGTTGCATGAAAATATCCAGCATTCATCATAATTAGGTAGATGTTGGGTtctataatatatataataggTATAATATATAATCTAGAAAGTAATGTAATCTGGTGATATTTGTGACTGAAGCTGTTAAAgtacaaacagaatttaacaaCATGGGCTGGAAGGCCACTCAGCACGGAAAAAGACATTACCACaaaagtaacataaaaacaagtatgtctggtctggtttctacttcaaatatcttagtgctcttgaaataaggcaaaaataatctaaaagtaACTTTAGCTAGAaataggagcttttttttccaacataaatgactccttaatattgattaataaattaatatagtgctagttccactgacagattatttaacttagaacaagacatttttctcatactacaagtgaaataatctgctagtgaaCTAGTACGTTTTCATTAAcatcaaggaattatttactttttaaaaagtcttttatACTGTCAAACAGTTACTTATAAGTTGGTTTCAAgactactaaaatatttgctctacaaactagacaaaaaatacttaggattttgtatttttccaatGAATGACCCTTAAAATGCCACCACTGTATCTATAAAGTTGGTTCAGgataagaaaacatttgattcCTGATTTCAGTACCatagaaaatgtttctattgttaCTATTGTTAGAAACTTCTGGAATGAAAATAGATACCAAAATATCTCATTATTGTGGCGTTtaggaatttgtttttgtcccaACTGACCTAAAAGATAAAAGATTTGATGTCAGAAAGTGAAGATAGAAAAAATGAgaacatctggtttcaactttaTGCTACTTAAATGGTCAAATTTGTGCAAGTAGTTTGGTAGCTGTATAATCTAAGTAATAATATTCTGACATATAACAAACTGAATATTTCCTTCTTAGCTCACTAAGTGCTTTATGAGAGACTCTAACGGAACGTTGTAGAAGAAAACTGTATTGTCCACACTGGACCTTATATTAATTTAATGTCTACTCGTACATTTAAAGAAAGGAATAAAGTGAAAACATTGAAGATGAACTGAGTAAAACTATCACTCAGATCAGGAATAAACAATCCACAGACGTTAGTGTTTCAGACCAAAAGACACTTTGCTGCGTTGAGAAATTGTTGGATTATTTCAGACTATAAAGGAGTTGTGATGGATTAGGTCTCCTAATCATTTCTTTGTTCCACAAACCAAACACAGGAGGGTGTGTCGTCGCCTATAAAGCTTTTTCTGTCCAAGACATTGGTCTCGTATGGCTTTCACAGAATGCctatcttatttttgttttcttttaacctCCAAcacttgcatgttttttttgtctttccagGTCTTCCtgaaaaaccccaaaagaactggaattaaaaaaaactgtatacAATAGAAAAGAAGGCGCCATGGTAAAAAAGGCAATTGCAATCTTGGATTTACTGCATCATGAGTCCGCTGGAGCCCGAGTGCTTCACCGGGTCGCACCAAAGTGCTGCCTCTTCTTCTCGTCTCTGTGGTCGGTCAGTGAGCTAACACAGGAAACCGTGTCCTTACGTCCTTATGTTTGCATATGCAAAAGGTTAGAGGAGGGAGCGAAGCTACCCCCAGGCAGGGGTTCCAGTCCAGGCCGCTGGTAAACAACACAAACTTTCCACAACTTCACTGGCTGGACTCTTGCTGTTGGTCTTCCTCTGAGCCGGTGTTTGCTGATCCTGGGTAAAGTCGTGGCCTCAggttaatatttaattacacTCTTGCTCACTGCATTAAACTGCCTCTAGAATATAGGAACAGTCTTAAGATTGTGGAAAGAAGCTGAAAGTGTTCATGTTTCAAATTAGCTGTTCATCATTTAGGGTGATTTCACACCAGATTGGGGACTAAAGTTGcgacatttgttacattttcagcagctgtGGTTCGCATTCATGCTGCACTGTCAAATAAATGAGAGTATTGGGTCCatgctaagaaaaaataaataaattacaaaaataaagttgaaataatgcgagaataaaatcaaaataatacgagaataaagtcataatattaccagaataaagttgtaatattatgactttgtcctcataattaaattgtttttattttcttggtgtGGCCCTAACGCTCTGTTctataaacaaatcaaatttaaaaacttgttcccatccttgcctgtggtggcgctgcaccaataACCACCTAAGGAAACAACAccaaaacctcagaagaagaaacagcaaAAGTTCCTctccacaaaatgtaaacagtaaCAACAGACTTTCTAGACCACAGGTCTAAAACTCCAGtccagtttttagatgtgccacaggtacaaaacactggaatgaaatggtttaatgatctcctccttgtgtagatcagttctccagaaccttaatgacctaattattcagttcaggtgtggtgcagcagaggcacatataaaagttgcaggacagcggcccttgaggactggagttcgaTACCCCTGTTCTAGACAAACGAactaatttgttaaaatttgttttattttcttttgggttTTCAGACTCTCACTAAATGTCTTTTTGTCACTGAATGGATCAGAAATATTCAGGAGCCTCCACTGGCAAGGCTGGATGCAGTAAAATGGGAATAGACTAAAAATTTAACCCAACGCATGAAATGTGAACATTTCCATaactttttccccccaaatgtttcaatattttaatgatgCAAAGCGAGTTTTCTCACCTGGATTTGTGTCTGGCTGTTGGGGAATGTTTGGCTGAGCTTGTTGCTGCTGCCTAAAACAGGAATCAGAGACAATTTTACTCTGAATCTTGTTCTTTAATTCCTCTCTTAGGAGGAGATGAAGAGTCTGCTTCATCCTACCGTTCAAAGTAGGCttgtctcctcttcctcagctccTCCGCTGTCAGCGTCTCGCTCTGGACTTTTTGTCCTTCTTCAGTGCTGCTGGATTTCACACCTAAAACCTCGCACTCCGAAGACGAGTTGCTCATCACGGCTCCTGAAAAACATGGAAGAGAGAGGAGCGAGGGAGAAAGTAAGAATATGTTGAAAtgttcaaactatttttatttttttgtacatctcCAGATGTAAACTCCCAGAGATCAATAATAAAGTTTGCTCTGAAATTatggcagccatttttaaaGCATGCAGGGTTTAAATGtcgagcaaaacaaaaaaggaaaggaggtaggatggaaaaaagaaagtaaagaagGAAGGATAGTAATtaggaaaaagggaaaaactgaAGGCTGGACACAACGAAGGACCGAAGAGATCAttaagaagaaaggaaggacaaaaaaaaaggactggAAACAAACCAGGAATAGAAatggagggaaagaaaaaggaaacaaagaggaataaaagacaaaagaaagaaacaaaaaacagagacaaaaagacAATGGAaggaagacaaaaacagaaggaataaaagagaaagaaaaacaaaggaaaagaaataaaagacaaagaaacatgatggaaagagagaggaagaaggaaagacacaaacaagcaaagaaatgaaagatAAATTAAGACGGTAACAAAAATAGAACaaggaagacaaaaaaagcatttaaaaaataaagaccgAAAGATGGACATGAGGATGAAAAATTttaagaaggaaggaaggaaacatTTAGGTAACCAGATGGGAATGAACTTTTggtaaatttatattttttcttacttttcaaAGATCTAAAAGTCAAGTATTCGACTTTTCCAGGTGATCAAACCGAGTATTGATTTAGTCaggatttcttttctgttccttcactctgttttgttaatttaacaGTAGAAAATCCTGATACCGCTTCTGTTTTATTACCCTTTCCCAAGTCTTTTGCATCATAAAGGTGAACATGTTCCGATAAATAACTCCATTAATCCCGTTACCCTGCATGCTGAGCTGAATGGCTCTCCGAACGTCGGCCTCTTCGTCTTCCACATCCATGTCCTGCCTGCTGAGCGCCAGAGCTCTCTTCAGCTCCTCATCCTCGTCCTCCACAACAAAACCCACGTCCGTCTGCGTCTGAGAGGCCGACGTCCTGCTGGCAGTAAACACCGGAGTTAGCGGTTCTTTTGGGTCGGGACGCCGGCGTGCTGCGGAGACGTACCCCATGCTGGTCTGGGCCTCGTCCTCCCCGATGAGTCTGGgccgctgctgctggtggaccCGCATGATGCCCAGGATCTGCTCCGCCTCGCACTCTGGTAGATTTCCCCGGATTACAAATATGGAATAACCTGCAGAAATACAGAATTAATATTTCTAATCTGAACCCGACATGTAAGAGTATTTATCTGGGTTTGCACAGTAAAAGTCACAttgtaaaattcaaaatgttaccaagtcatttggtctagtttataTCTTAGTTAAGGTAAAtcagttgaaataaaacaaaactaacatgtaacttttcatcaaaatataaaggtcttttttgagtcaataattaataatattgatgaaaaaataatagTTCAATTGGctgattatttaacttataacaagatattttttttcccattttccaAGCGGAACTATtgatttttcatcaatattaagtaatcATTTACTTACAACAAGCCTCCagatcttgctgaaaagttatttttaagctagtttgtcttatttcaagtgtactaagatatttgcactagaaactaaacccaATTTACTATTCTAgcaccaaaataaacaaatgaactaAAGAAGATTATAGTTTCAATTTGTGATTATATGataattattactgttattaaaatgttttgtaatcaTATTCTACAATCTACTGCGACAGAGTaagctaaaatataacaaaattctATGTTTAAATGTCTCACATTCACGTCACTGATCTGAGAACAACACagaaatttaacacaaaaaaatatccCACAATTTCAGTAGTTTTGCATAATAATTAAAGTATAACATGATCAATAAGTATTTGAGGATTTGGGAATAATATATATTCATTACactgaaacaatccaaacaaatcatGTTAAGTTTAATGAGCTTCgagctcaaattaaatgtttaaacacaaataaagttacaaaaaaattctcaaaaatgttcttgctaagttttctggcatttagcaaatagaaataatttaggcAATTCTACAAAACCTTAAACCAGAAATGTTTTgactgatttaacttcagacagcgAGAAAAAATATGT
It encodes the following:
- the LOC102221644 gene encoding ataxin-3 isoform X3: MFDRKLNMDSIFHEKQEGSLCAQHCLNNLLQGEYFTPVDLSSIAHQLDEEERMRMAEGGMASEEYRTFLQQPSGNMDDSGFFSIQVISNALRVWGLELILFNSPEYQRLMINPINEKAFICNYKEHWFTIRKLGQQWFNLNSLLTGPELISDTYLALFLAQLQQEGYSIFVIRGNLPECEAEQILGIMRVHQQQRPRLIGEDEAQTSMGTSASQTQTDVGFVVEDEDEELKRALALSRQDMDVEDEEADVRRAIQLSMQGAVMSNSSSECEVLGVKSSSTEEGQKVQSETLTAEELRKRRQAYFERQQQQAQPNIPQQPDTNPGSANTGSEEDQQQESSQ
- the LOC102221644 gene encoding ataxin-3 isoform X2, with the translated sequence MFDRKLNMDSIFHEKQEGSLCAQHCLNNLLQGEYFTPVDLSSIAHQLDEEERMRMAEGGMASEEYRTFLQQPSGNMDDSGFFSIQVISNALRVWGLELILFNSPEYQRLMINPINEKAFICNYKEHWFTIRKLGQQWFNLNSLLTGPELISDTYLALFLAQLQQEGYSIFVIRGNLPECEAEQILGIMRVHQQQRPRLIGEDEAQTSMGRTSASQTQTDVGFVVEDEDEELKRALALSRQDMDVEDEEADVRRAIQLSMQGAVMSNSSSECEVLGVKSSSTEEGQKVQSETLTAEELRKRRQAYFERQQQQAQPNIPQQPDTNPGSANTGSEEDQQQESSQ
- the LOC102221644 gene encoding ataxin-3 isoform X1 is translated as MFDRKLNMDSIFHEKQEGSLCAQHCLNNLLQGEYFTPVDLSSIAHQLDEEERMRMAEGGMASEEYRTFLQQPSGNMDDSGFFSIQVISNALRVWGLELILFNSPEYQRLMINPINEKAFICNYKEHWFTIRKLGQQWFNLNSLLTGPELISDTYLALFLAQLQQEGYSIFVIRGNLPECEAEQILGIMRVHQQQRPRLIGEDEAQTSMGYVSAARRRPDPKEPLTPVFTASRTSASQTQTDVGFVVEDEDEELKRALALSRQDMDVEDEEADVRRAIQLSMQGAVMSNSSSECEVLGVKSSSTEEGQKVQSETLTAEELRKRRQAYFERQQQQAQPNIPQQPDTNPGSANTGSEEDQQQESSQ